GCCGTATATAGACAGAATCAAACAGGGAAAACAAAACGTTCTCTGGAAAGGACAACCTATCTATCTGGCCAAAACTTCCGGTACTACTTCCGGTGTTAAATATATTCCCATTACCAAGGATTCTATCTCCAATCATATAGATACAGCCAAAAATGCGCTGCTCAACTATATGGGAGAAACCGGCAATACCAACTTTGCCGATGGAAAAATGATTTTCCTCTCCGGTTCCCCTGAACTGGAAAGAGTAGGTGGTATACCTACCGGCAGGCTCAGCGGTATCGTGAACCACCATATTCCACGCTACCTCCGTACCAATCAGCTCCCTTCCTACGAAACCAACTGTATCGAAGACTGGGAAACCAAGCTGGACAAAATCGTGGAAGAAACCATTAATCAGGATATGACCCTGATCAGTGGAATACCACCTTGGGTACAGATGTACTTCGACCGCCTGATCGAGCGTACCAACGGAAAAAGAATAAAAGAAATATTTAAAAATTTTGATGTGATGGTGTATGGTGGCGTAAACTTTGAACCGTACAGAGCCAAACTCATGGCTTCCATCGGTGCGCCTATCCATACAGTGGAAACATTCCCGGCTTCTGAAGGCTTCTTCGCCTTCCAGGACTCCCAGGAACAGGAAGGCCTGCTCCTGAATACCAATTCAGGCATCTTCTATGAATTTATTCCCGCACAGGAAATCTTTAACGAAAATCCAACGCGACTGTCGCTCAAAGATGTTCAGGTTGGTGTAAATTACGGCCTGATTATTAATAATAATGCCGGTTTATGGGGCTATAATATCGGGGATACCGTGAAATTCATCTCCCTGAACCCGTATAAACTGCTGGTAACAGGTCGTATCAAACATTTTATTTCCGCCTTCGGTGAACACGTAATCGGAGAAGAAGTGGAATACAGTCTCATGAAGGCTGCCCAGGAAGAAAATGTGCATATCACTGAATTTACTGTAGCACCTAAAGTGCAGTCGGAAGAAGGGTTGCCTTATCACGAATGGTTTGTGGAATTTGAAAATATGCCGGCTGACCTGGCTGCATTTGCCCGGAAGGTGGACGAGAATATGAGGCAGAAGAATATTTATTATGATGACCTCTTAACAGGAAATATTTTACAACCCCTGAAAATCAGACCAGTACGCAAAAATGGCTTTATCGACTATATGAAGGCCATTGGTAAGCTGGGAGGACAGAATAAGGTACCACGACTCAGTAACGACAGGAAACTGGCTGATGAGCTGACGCAGTATTTACAATAATAGTAACCGAAATTTAGTTATATCACAGCTGCAGGTATATGAAATGCCTGCAGCTGTTCGTTCGTTTTTGTTGACCAGAAAAAAAAGTAAATCACCGTAATGAATAAACGAAAAATTGCCATCTTCGGGTCCACAGGATCTATTGGCATTCAGGCACTGGATGTGATAGCGGCACATCCCGACAGGTTTAGTGTGGAAGTACTCACCGCACAGAATAATGCTGAACTCCTGATCGAACAGGCGCTCAAATTCAAGCCTAATGCTGTTGTTATCGGTAATGAAGAGAAATACAAACAGGTTAAGGATGTACTGTTCGACAAAGGCATAAAAGTTTTTGCCGGCGCAAAATCTATGGTGGAAGTGGCTTCATGGGGAAGTATCGACATGATGCTGGCTGCTATCATGGGGTTTGCAGGTCTGGCACCTACCATGGCTGCCATTGAACAGGGTATCCCGGTAGCACTCGCCAACAAGGAAACCCTGGTATGTGCAGGTGATATCGTGATGGCTGCTGCTGCCCGTAAAAATGTACCTATTATACCGGTAGATTCTGAGCATTCTGCCATTTTCCAATGCCTGCTCGGAGAGCCGCTTTCCAAACTGGAAAAGGTGATCCTGACAGCATCCGGCGGACCTTTCCTTGGAAAGAAACCTAATTTCCTCATAAATGTGAAGAAAGACCATGCCCTCCAGCATCCTAACTGGAGCATGGGCGCTAAAATCACCATCGATTCTGCCACCCTCATGAACAAAGGGCTGGAAATGATCGAAGCCAAATGGTTGTTTGGTCTGAAAGCAGAAGATATCGAAGTGGTGATCCATCCGCAGTCTATCATTCACTCCATGGTACAATTCGTAGATGGTTCCCTGAAAGCACAGATGGGATTACCAGACATGAAACTGCCTATCCAGTATGCTTTAGGCTTCCCTGACCGTTTACAGAATGATTTCCCGCGGTTTAACTTCCGTAACTATCCGCAGCTTACATTCGAACAGCCGGATACCAAAACCTTCAGAAACCTGGCCATCGCCATGGAAGCCATGTACAAAGGCGGTAATGCTGCCTGCGTCATGAATGCTGCCAACGAAGAAGTAGTAAATGCATTCCTGAAAAACAGGATAGGATTTCTGCAGATGACCGAGGTGATCGAAGAAACAATGGCTAAAGTGCCGTTCATTGAAAAGCCGACACTGAACGATTATTACGAATGTGATACTGCAGCACGCGAACATGCGGGTTCTTTAATCAATTCCATTGTAATCTAACAGCAGCCAAAAATTAACAACATATTTTGCCTGAATATCTGGAATATCTGATATATTAACAGGCAGAATAAAAGCAGCAAAAATTAAATGAGCTTAGATCTTATTTTGATAAAAGGCGGACAGTTAATCCTGTCGCTCTCTATACTGGTAGTATTGCATGAGTTAGGGCATTTTATCCCGGCCAAACTCTTCAAAACAAGGGTAGAAAAATTTTACCTCTTCTTTGATCCATGGTTTTCACTCTTTAAAATAAAGAAGGGAGAAACGGAATATGGTATTGGCTGGCTTCCGTTGGGCGGATATGTAAAAATATCCGGTATGATCGACGAAAGCATGGATAAGGAACAAATGGCCAAACCTCCGCAGCCATGGGAATTCAGGGCCAAACCAGCATGGCAGCGCCTTATCATCATGATCGGTGGCGTTACCGTCAATATTCTGCTGGCATTCTTTATCTACTTCATGATCCTCTGGATACATGGTTACAGATATCTTCCTACCAAAAACCTGACTTATGGTATTGAGGTAGATTCCCTGGGTAAAAGCATGGGGCTGCAGGATGGTGATAAAATCCTGTCGCTCGACAATAAAGAAGTAAAGGAATTTGCGAAGATTCCTGGCTATATGATCCTGCATTCGACCAAAACCATTCAGGTAGACAGAAACGGACAGGTAGTGAATGTCCCTGTTCCGGAAGGTTTTATCGGTAAGGTGATGAAGGAACTGAAAGCTAAACGCCTGTTCCTTGATATAAGACTGCCAGACTCGCTGCCGTATGTGATAGACACCGCGCAGGCAGGTATGGCAGGAGCTAAGGCCGGGCTGCAGCATGGAGATAGGATGTTGCGTGTAAATGGTGCAGAAGCCACTACAATGAAGACTTTCGTTGCAGAGATGAAGAAGTATAAGTCGCAGACCATTACTTTGGATATTTTGCGTGGAAATGATACCATACAGGTACGTCCGGTGCTGGATTCAACCGGTAAGCTGACTGTGTTGCCTATATCCCCACTGTCGGATACTACCATTCATTATACTTTCTTCCAGGCTATTCCTGCTGGTGTGAGCATGGGTATTGATAAGATCAACTCCTATATTCTCCAGTTAAGATTGCTGTTTGTGTCGAAAGATGTGAAGATGACAGAATCGCTGGGTGGATTTGGCAGTATTGCGCAATTATTCCCTGAGAAATGGAACTGGCTGGACTTCTGGGATCTGACAGCTTTCCTGTCCATTATTCTGGCGGTGATGAACATTCTGCCTATTCCTGCATTGGATGGTGGCCACGTATTGTTCCTGATCTATGAAATTGTGACCGGCCGTAAGCCAGGCGAGAAGTTCCTGGAATATGCGCAGGTAGTGGGCATGGTTATATTGCTGGGGCTGTTATTGCTGGCAAATGGGCTGGATATCTGGCGTCATTGGTTTGGTTGATAGCCGTTGAAAATAAATCTTTTGAAAGGCATATGGCTGGAAATCAGCCATATGCTTTTTTTTATGTGTAAATTGTTGTATATTTGTGGTTCAATCCGGGGCCGCCTGGTTTTGACAGCATAGATCTTTGAGAGTGTAAGCATGCCGTGCGTTGGATAATTAGCACGATAATCTGAATATTCAAACTTTAATTGGCGAATCTAACTACGCCATGGCTGCCTAATCAGAGATTAGACACCCATTATAGCCGCCCGGAGTTGTCGCCTTATGCGACTCCCGCCGCTGAATCATCAAACCCATAGGGATAGGTGCTCATGGTTTCTGTGAGTGAGTACTGAAGCGCAAACGGATAAGGACGAGGTTGGTTAGTTACGCCCCTGCCGAGTTCCGACAAACCAATGCATAACTAAGCATGTAGAAGCCTTTCGGCGAATATGTTTGGACACGGGTTCGATTCCCGTCGGCTCCACAAAGACTTTTAAAGGGCAATTCAGCAATGGATTGCCCTTTTCTGTTTTAGAGCACCTTATTTTCCCACCTTATAATTTGTGCTTACTGCGTATATACATTGCGTTTGGCCCCGCTATCTTCGGATAATATTTACAAACATTAATCCTCTTACTAAATTATTAGTCGAATATGGACGGATTTGAACTTCCTTACTTTGGATGTATGGATAGCGCTGAAATGCGGGATTATTATATTAAAGCTACCATAGCTGGCAGAGAACTGGAAATGGATCTGCATCTGGAAAATGGAATACTGAATTCAGATGAGCAGCAAACCCTCAAACATTTTCTGGAAAACCTGGAGTTACAGCTCATAAAAAACAAAGCATTTATTGACGAGTTTTATGATGAGCATGATGCTGAAAATGAGGTGAAATTTTATATAGATTTTCACAAAGGAGAATTCTTTGAAGAGCTGGCGGCGGCAATTAACCTGGATCCTGAAGCGGCAGACCTTGATCAGCAGATGATTGCACGATTGCAATTGAAGCGCATTGGTTTAACGCCCAAAAGTAACGACCATTTTGCGATCTTTGATTATACCATTCATAAAGAACTGACCGATTATCTGTTGGTTATTTTTACTGACGCTGCGGGAAATATTAATCATATTACAACGGAGAGCTGATACTTAGAAACAATCAGGTATTATATCTTCAGGTATTACTTTTCTGTTTTCATTTCTCTGAAAAATCATCATTCATCTATTTCTATATGGATTTAAGTACTATTCAGGTATTAATTACGGGTGGTAGTGAAGGGATTGGACTCGGATTAGCATCCAGATTTTTACAGGCAGGAAGCCGTGTCCTGATTACAGGTCGTAATGTAGACAAGCTGAAGGCTGCTGCGGAAAAATATCCGGGGCTTGAAATTTTTGTAAATGATATCGGTAGCAGCGAACAGCGGGAAGTGCTGGCAAAGTATGTACAGGAAGTAATGCCTGGCATTAATCTGCTGGTCAATAATGCTGGTATCCAGCGACGTATAGCTTTAGCGAGTGATAATGCTCCCTGGAATGAGAGACAACAGGAAATTGATATTTTATTAGCTGCTCCCATACACCTGAACCATCTGCTCATTCCACTATTAATAGCTAACGGCAAGGCATCTACGATTGTCAATGTAACTTCTGGCGGAGCATATGTTCCACAAGTATTTGCACCGGTTTATAGCGCCTGTAAAGCGGCGTTACACAGCTATACCATGGTACTGCGCCATTCACTTAAAGAAACAGGTTGCCGTGTGGTAGAGCTGATACCTCCGGCAGTACAGACGTCCCTGGCAGGCGCCGGCCAAAACCATGGTGCACCGCTGGATGAATTTTGTGATACTGTATTTGAAAAACTGATCAATACAGATGCAGGCGAAATCGGTTATGGCCCTACCGACGGACTTAAAGTTTCGTTGTCTGGTAAGTCGCAGGAAGAGATGTTTGAAGCAAGTGCCGGAAGGTTCCCTGTGGCGGGTTATGAGCAAAAATAAAAGCCTGCATCATTGCAGGCTCCCATTTTCTTACTTTTAAAACGCCAGGGTAAAAGGCGAAACAAATAGCGGGGCAGTGCCTTGCCGGAGTCGAACCGGATAGCTGTTACACTATTCCTCCCCTAAGTGCGGCGAAGTAATTCATTTCTACGACACCTGTAGTCTTAAAAAGATATCCGGGTAATGAGTCGAAAAGGCACTTACTGTGGCGTCTTTTATTGACCACCTTTTCAGGGCAGGTTTGGTTACCTGCATTTCCACCTTGGAACGAAGAATTCCTTCTCTACGACACCGGAAAAAAATTAAACCAGGTAATAAATCGTACAGGCACTTACAGATGGTGTTTAAATTAACTACCTTTTCAGGACAGGACTGGTTACCTGCATCCCCACCCTAAACGAAGAATTCCTGCACTGCGACACTGGTTCAAAAAGTTATAACAATGGATGTTTTGTTGTTTGCTCAACTGTTGTTTGCAGTTGACATTACAAAGATGGCAGTTCATGTATGCAGTCTTTTTGCGCAGTAGTTTTTTTTCTGTAAATATTTTTTTAAATAATTGATAATCAATAATAAATAAATTTCATATAGCCGTAAACGTGATATCGGCAAAAAACTATCATGAAAAGATAAAGCACTACCTACTTTACTGCAATCGATTGATTAGTTTAGGTACGAATAATTGTTCACCCAAACCCACAATTCCATTTTTATGAAAATCAATCAGGCAATCTGGTCATGCCTGCTGGGAGTGTCATGCCTCACCGCCTTCACTCACTGCACTAAAGACAACAACCCCGCAAACCGTAACGAACAAACTGGTAACAAAGCACACACCGAATCCCTCCTTTTCAATGGAGACGCTGCATTAGGCGCAGCAAACGTATGGAAAGTACTAAACTTTGAAGGCGACGGTACTATTACCGTTGACACAGACGCTGTGTACGGACAGGTATGGAAATTCTACAAACCTGCCGGCAGCCATCGTACAGAAGGCCATGGTGCTAAAAATTTCCAGGCCGCTGAAGGCGATGACATTTACATCGGCTGGCGTTCCAAGCTGATCATTCCCGCCAATCAGAATACCAACGCGGTATTCCAGTGGAAGGCCTTCGGATCGACGCAACCAATGTTGCAGAACTATCCGATCGTTTTAAGCACCAACACCAGCAACATCTTTCACCTGATGCACTATGCACCCGGAAAAATCGGTACCGAAGTATGGACAACCCCATTGTCTGCCGGTACCTGGAATTCCATGGTCATGCATCTCAAAGTTTCCAGGGACTCTTCTATCGGTTTCATAGAGTTCTGGTACAACGGTGTAAAACAAACCCTGGTAAATGGCACACAACGCTACTACGGACGCACATTAGATGCTGACTATTGTGATCCTAAGTTTGGCGTTTATGGTGGTGATCCAGCTGAAATCACCAACTATGTACAAGGTATCAAAATCGCGTCTACCTATGCTGAAGCCGATCCCGGCGGCGGTACCGTAACAACGCCTGTGGTACAGCTCTTTCAGAACTGCAGCTATGGCGGCTGGTCAGCTTCCTTCACACCAGGAAACTACACCACTGCCGCACTGGTAAGCGCCGGAGCTGCCGACAACGACGCTTCTTCCCTG
This window of the Chitinophaga sp. Cy-1792 genome carries:
- a CDS encoding GH3 auxin-responsive promoter family protein — translated: MKFKSLLAKPFASIVHSKIRKEMLRAVEDQEAILEELIKIGRKTEFGTEHKFNEVNSYDEFKKAVPIRDYEQYKPYIDRIKQGKQNVLWKGQPIYLAKTSGTTSGVKYIPITKDSISNHIDTAKNALLNYMGETGNTNFADGKMIFLSGSPELERVGGIPTGRLSGIVNHHIPRYLRTNQLPSYETNCIEDWETKLDKIVEETINQDMTLISGIPPWVQMYFDRLIERTNGKRIKEIFKNFDVMVYGGVNFEPYRAKLMASIGAPIHTVETFPASEGFFAFQDSQEQEGLLLNTNSGIFYEFIPAQEIFNENPTRLSLKDVQVGVNYGLIINNNAGLWGYNIGDTVKFISLNPYKLLVTGRIKHFISAFGEHVIGEEVEYSLMKAAQEENVHITEFTVAPKVQSEEGLPYHEWFVEFENMPADLAAFARKVDENMRQKNIYYDDLLTGNILQPLKIRPVRKNGFIDYMKAIGKLGGQNKVPRLSNDRKLADELTQYLQ
- a CDS encoding 1-deoxy-D-xylulose-5-phosphate reductoisomerase yields the protein MNKRKIAIFGSTGSIGIQALDVIAAHPDRFSVEVLTAQNNAELLIEQALKFKPNAVVIGNEEKYKQVKDVLFDKGIKVFAGAKSMVEVASWGSIDMMLAAIMGFAGLAPTMAAIEQGIPVALANKETLVCAGDIVMAAAARKNVPIIPVDSEHSAIFQCLLGEPLSKLEKVILTASGGPFLGKKPNFLINVKKDHALQHPNWSMGAKITIDSATLMNKGLEMIEAKWLFGLKAEDIEVVIHPQSIIHSMVQFVDGSLKAQMGLPDMKLPIQYALGFPDRLQNDFPRFNFRNYPQLTFEQPDTKTFRNLAIAMEAMYKGGNAACVMNAANEEVVNAFLKNRIGFLQMTEVIEETMAKVPFIEKPTLNDYYECDTAAREHAGSLINSIVI
- the rseP gene encoding RIP metalloprotease RseP, giving the protein MSLDLILIKGGQLILSLSILVVLHELGHFIPAKLFKTRVEKFYLFFDPWFSLFKIKKGETEYGIGWLPLGGYVKISGMIDESMDKEQMAKPPQPWEFRAKPAWQRLIIMIGGVTVNILLAFFIYFMILWIHGYRYLPTKNLTYGIEVDSLGKSMGLQDGDKILSLDNKEVKEFAKIPGYMILHSTKTIQVDRNGQVVNVPVPEGFIGKVMKELKAKRLFLDIRLPDSLPYVIDTAQAGMAGAKAGLQHGDRMLRVNGAEATTMKTFVAEMKKYKSQTITLDILRGNDTIQVRPVLDSTGKLTVLPISPLSDTTIHYTFFQAIPAGVSMGIDKINSYILQLRLLFVSKDVKMTESLGGFGSIAQLFPEKWNWLDFWDLTAFLSIILAVMNILPIPALDGGHVLFLIYEIVTGRKPGEKFLEYAQVVGMVILLGLLLLANGLDIWRHWFG
- a CDS encoding DUF2004 domain-containing protein; protein product: MDGFELPYFGCMDSAEMRDYYIKATIAGRELEMDLHLENGILNSDEQQTLKHFLENLELQLIKNKAFIDEFYDEHDAENEVKFYIDFHKGEFFEELAAAINLDPEAADLDQQMIARLQLKRIGLTPKSNDHFAIFDYTIHKELTDYLLVIFTDAAGNINHITTES
- a CDS encoding SDR family oxidoreductase, translated to MDLSTIQVLITGGSEGIGLGLASRFLQAGSRVLITGRNVDKLKAAAEKYPGLEIFVNDIGSSEQREVLAKYVQEVMPGINLLVNNAGIQRRIALASDNAPWNERQQEIDILLAAPIHLNHLLIPLLIANGKASTIVNVTSGGAYVPQVFAPVYSACKAALHSYTMVLRHSLKETGCRVVELIPPAVQTSLAGAGQNHGAPLDEFCDTVFEKLINTDAGEIGYGPTDGLKVSLSGKSQEEMFEASAGRFPVAGYEQK
- a CDS encoding heparin lyase I family protein, which produces MKINQAIWSCLLGVSCLTAFTHCTKDNNPANRNEQTGNKAHTESLLFNGDAALGAANVWKVLNFEGDGTITVDTDAVYGQVWKFYKPAGSHRTEGHGAKNFQAAEGDDIYIGWRSKLIIPANQNTNAVFQWKAFGSTQPMLQNYPIVLSTNTSNIFHLMHYAPGKIGTEVWTTPLSAGTWNSMVMHLKVSRDSSIGFIEFWYNGVKQTLVNGTQRYYGRTLDADYCDPKFGVYGGDPAEITNYVQGIKIASTYAEADPGGGTVTTPVVQLFQNCSYGGWSASFTPGNYTTAALVSAGAADNDASSLKIPTGVTVTLYDNDNFSGDSLVLTADASCLKNTSTFNDRTSSMRIRTN